From the Osmerus eperlanus chromosome 21, fOsmEpe2.1, whole genome shotgun sequence genome, one window contains:
- the igfbp2a gene encoding insulin-like growth factor-binding protein 2-A, translating into MPIMMSYVGCSLLLLSVSTFAGVSLAEMVFRCPSCTAERQAACPRLIETCAEIVREPGCGCCPVCARQVGELCGVYTPRCSSGLRCYPKPDSELPLEQLVEGQGLCGHQVDIEANGNPEHREHIRGETGDLHLDLVLTEIPVLRKPAKENPWLGPKESAVRQHRQEMMTKMKSNKVEEPKTSRPKQTQCQLELDQVLERISKMPFRDNRGPLEDLYALHIPNCDKRGQYNLKQCKMSLHGQRGECWCVNPQTGRPILAAPTVRGDPNCSEYAAGPEMDPPVLPQK; encoded by the exons ATGCCGATAATGATGTCGTATGTGGGCTGCAGCTTACTGCTCTTGTCGGTGTCCACTTTCGCGGGTGTCTCCCTGGCTGAGATGGTGTTCCGTTGTCCAAGTTGCACCGCGGAGCGACAGGCTGCGTGTCCGAGGCTCATCGAGACTTGTGCAGAGATAGTGCGCGAACCGGGGTGCGGGTGTTGTCCCGTGTGCGCCCGGCAAGTGGGCGAGTTGTGCGGTGTGTATACTCCGCGATGCTCCAGTGGGCTGCGGTGCTACCCGAAGCCGGACTCCGAGCTTCCCTTAGAGCAACTGGTCGAGGGGCAAGGGCTGTGCGGACACCAAGTGGACATCGAGGCAAACGGGAATCCAGAGCATCGTGAACATATACGCG gtGAGACAGGGGACCTCCACCTCGACCTGGTTCTGACGGAGATCCCAGTGTTGAGGAAGCCTGCCAAGGAGAACCCATGGCTGGGGCCCAAAGAGAGCGCTGTGCGACAGCACCGCCAGGAGATGATGACCAAGATGAAGAGCAACAAGGTTGAGGAGCCCAAGACCTCCAGACCCAAGCAG ACCCAGTGTCAGCTGGAGCTGGACCAGGTTCTGGAGAGGATCTCTAAGATGCCCTTCAGAGACAACCGAGGCCCCCTGGAGGACCTGTACGCCCTGCACATCCCCAACTGTGACAAGAGAGGGCAGTATAACCTGAAACAG TGTAAGATGTCACTGCATGGCCAAAGGGGGGAGTGCTGGTGCGTTAACCCCCAGACTGGCCGGCCCATCCTAGCAGCCCCCACTGTGAGGGGAGACCCAAACTGCAGCGAGTATGCAGCCGGACCCGAGATGGACCCCCCCGTCTTACCCCAGAAATAG